In a single window of the Oenanthe melanoleuca isolate GR-GAL-2019-014 chromosome 28, OMel1.0, whole genome shotgun sequence genome:
- the DAPK3 gene encoding death-associated protein kinase 3: protein MSTFRQESVEDFYEMGEELGSGQFAIVRKCRERKTGLEYAAKFIKKRRLSSSRRGVSREEIEREVNILREIQHPNIITLHDIFENKTDVVLILELVSGGELFDFLAEKESLTEEEATQFLKQILDGVHYLHSKHIAHFDLKPENIMLLDKNVPNPRIKLIDFGIAHKIEAGNEFKNIFGTPEFVAPEIVNYEPLGLEADMWSIGVITYILLSGASPFLGETKQETLTNISAVNYDFDEEYFSNTSELAKDFIRRLLVKDPKKRMTIAQSLEHPWIKVIKRRNVRNEDSGKKPERRRLKTTRLKEYTIKSHSSMPPNNTYINFERFSKVMEEVAAAEESLRELERNKKSFREDIEALLSIYEEKESWYKEENESISQDLRQIRQELHKTEALKRQAQEETRGVVQAANGLRRRYRKLENHYEALAKQVATEMKFVQELVWSIEREKLQSSEGEGSIR from the exons ATGTCCACCTTCCGCCAGGAGAGCGTGGAGGATTTCTATGagatgggagaggagctgggcag CGGGCAGTTCGCCATCGTCAGGAAGTGCCGGGAGAGGAAGACGGGGCTGGAATACGCGGCCAAGTTCATCAAGAAGCGGCGGCTGTCGTCCAGCCGCAGGGGCGTGAGCCGCGAGGAGATCGAGCGCGAGGTGAACATCCTGCGCGAGATCCAGCACCCCAACATCATCACCCTGCACGACATCTTCGAGAACAAGACGGACGTGGTGCTGATCCTGGAGCTCGTGTCCGGGGGGGAGCTCTTCGACTTCCTGGCCGAGAAGGAATCGCTGACCGAGGAGGAGGCGACCCAGTTCCTGAAGCAGATCCTGGACGGGGTGCACTACCTGCACTCCAAGCACATCGCCCACTTCGACCTCAag CCAGAGAACATCATGCTGCTGGACAAGAACGTGCCAAACCCTCGCATCAAACTCATCGACTTCGGGATCGCCCACAAGATCGAGGCTGGGAACGAGTTCAAGAACATCTTTGGCACCCCAGAGTTTGTGG CCCCAGAAATTGTGAACTACgagcccctggggctggaggcCGACATGTG gagcatCGGGGTCATCACCTACATCCT GCTGAGCGGAGCCTCCCCATTCCTGGGGGAGACAAAGCAGGAGACTCTGACCAACATCTCTGCTGTCAACTACGACTTTGATGAGGAGTATTTCAGCAACACCAGCGAGCTGGCCAAGGACTTCATCCGCCGCCTGCTCGTCAAGGACCCCAa GAAGCGAATGACCATCgcccagagcctggagcaccCTTGGATTAAG gTGATCAAGAGGAGGAATGTCAGGAACGAGGACAGCGGCAAGAAGCCCGAGCGGCGCCGGCTGAAGACCACGCGGCTGAAGGAGTACACCATCAAATCCCACTCCAGCATGCCCCCCAACAACACCTACATCAACTTCGAGCGCTTCTCCAAGGTCAtggaggaggtggctgctgccGAGGAGAGCCTGcgagagctggagaggaacaaGAAATCCTTCCGGGAGGACATCGAGGCGCTGCTGAGCATCTACGAGGAGAAGGAGTCGTGGTACAAGGAGGAGAACGAGAGCATCAGCCAGGACCTGCGGCAGATCcggcaggagctgcacaagaCGGAGGCGCTCAAGAGGCAGGCGCAGGAGGAGACCCGGGGCGTGGTGCAGGCGGCCAATGGGCTGCGGCGGCGCTACCGCAAGCTGGAGAACCACTACGAGGCGCTGGCCAAGCAGGTGGCGACGGAGATGAAGTTCGTGCAGGAGCTGGTGTGGTCCATCGagagggagaagctgcagagcagcgAGGGCGAGGGCAGCATCCGCTAA
- the EEF2 gene encoding elongation factor 2: protein MVNFTVDQIRAIMDKKANIRNMSVIAHVDHGKSTLTDSLVCKAGIIASARAGETRFTDTRKDEQERCITIKSTAISLFYELSENDLAFIKQSKDGSGFLINLIDSPGHVDFSSEVTAALRVTDGALVVVDCVSGVCVQTETVLRQAIAERIKPVLMMNKMDRALLELQLEPEELYQTFQRIVENVNVIISTYGEGESGPMGNIMIDPVLGTVGFGSGLHGWAFTLKQFAEMYVAKFAAKGDAQLSPAERAKKVEDMMKKLWGDRYFDPATGKFSKSATSPDGKKLPRTFCQLILDPIFKVFDAIMNFKKEEAAKLIEKLDIKLDSEDKDKEGKPLLKAVMRRWLPAGDALLQMITIHLPSPVTAQKYRCELLYEGPPDDEAAIGIKNCDPKGPLMMYISKMVPTSDKGRFYAFGRVFSGLVSTGLKVRIMGPNYTPGKKEDLYLKPIQRTILMMGRYVEPIEDVPCGNIVGLVGVDQFLVKTGTITTFEHAHNMRVMKFSVSPVVRVAVEAKNPADLPKLVEGLKRLAKSDPMVQCIIEESGEHIIAGAGELHLEICLKDLEEDHACIPIKKSDPVVSYRETVSEESNVMCLSKSPNKHNRLYMKARPFPDGLAEDIDKGEVSARQELKQRARYLAEKYEWDVTEARKIWCFGPDGTGPNILTDITKGVQYLNEIKDSVVAGFQWATKEGVLCEENMRAVRFDVHDVTLHADAIHRGGGQIIPTARRCLYACVLTAQPRLMEPIYLVEIQCPEQVVGGIYGVLNRKRGHVFEETQVAGTPMFVVKAYLPVNESFGFTADLRSNTGGQAFPQCVFDHWQILPGDPFDSASRPCQVVAETRKRKGLKEGIPALDNFLDKL from the exons TCTCTGAGAATGACTTGGCCTTCATCAAGCAGAGCAAGGATGGTTCTGGTTTCTTGATCAACCTCATTGACTCCCCTGGGCACGTGGACTTCTCCTCAGAGGTCACTGCAGCTCTGCGAGTCACTGACGGTGCCCTGGTCGTCGTGGATTGTGTCTCTG GCGTGTGTGTGCAGACAGAGACCGTGCTGCGTCAGGCCATCGCCGAGAGGATCAAGCCCGTGCTGATGATGAACAAGATGGACCGGgcgctgctggagctgcagctggagcctgaGGAGCTGTACCAAACCTTCCAGCGCATCGTGGAGAACGTCAACGTCATCATCTCCACCTACGGAGAGGGAGAGAGCGGCCCCATGGGCAACATCATG ATTGACCCGGTGCTCGGGACCGTGGGCTTTGGCTCGGGCCTGCACGGCTGGGCCTTCACCCTGAAGCAGTTTGCTGAGATGTACGTGGCAAAGTTTGCTGCCAAGGGAGATGCCCAGCTCAGCCCGGCCGAGCGTGCCAAGAAAGTCGAGGACATGATGAAGAAGCTGTGGGGAGACAG atACTTTGACCCTGCTACTGGTAAATTCAGCAAATCTGCCACCAGCCCTGATGGAAAGAAACTGCCCAGGACCTTCTGCCAGCTCATCCTTGACCCCATCTTCAAG GTTTTCGATGCAATCATGAACTTCAAGAAAGAAGAGGCAGCAAAACTGATTGAGAAACTGGACATCAAGCTGGACAGtgaggacaaggacaaggaggGCAAACCCCTGCTGAAG gctgtgaTGAGGAGGTGGCTGCCAGCTGGAGATGCCCTGCTGCAGATGATCACCATCCACCTGCCTTCCCCCGTCACAGCCCAGAAGTATCGCTGCGAGCTGCTCTACGAGGGCCCCCCCGACGATGAGGCTGCCATAG GCATTAAGAACTGTGACCCCAAAGGCCCCCTGATGATGTACATCTCCAAAATGGTGCCAACCTCTGACAAGGGACGTTTCTACGCTTTTGGCCGTGTCTTCTCTGGTCTCGTCTCAACTGGCTTGAAGGTCAGAATCATGGGACCAAACTACACACCTGGCAAGAAGGAGGATCTGTACCTGAAACCAATTCAAAG GACCATTCTCATGATGGGTCGCTACGTGGAGCCCATCGAGGACGTGCCTTGTGGAAACATCGTGGGGCTGGTGGGTGTGGACCAGTTCCTTGTGAAGACTGGAACCATCACCACCTTCGAGCACGCCCACAACATGAGGGTGATGAAGTTCAGTGTCAGCCCCGTGGTGCGCGTGGCCGTGGAGGCCAAGAACCCGGCTGACCTGCCCAAGCTGGTGGAGGGGCTGAAACGCCTGGCCAAGTCTGACCCCATGGTGCAG TGCATCATTGAGGAGTCTGGGGAGCACATCATCGCtggtgctggggagctgcaccTGGAGATCTGCCTGAAGGACCTGGAGGAGGACCATGCCTGCATCCCCATTAAG AAATCCGACCCCGTGGTGTCGTACCGCGAGACGGTGAGCGAGGAGTCCAACGTGATGTGCCTTTCCAAGTCCCCCAACAAGCACAACCGGCTGTACATGAAGGCCAGGCCCTTCCCCGACGGGCTGGCCGAGGACATCGACAAGGGCGAGGTGTCGGCGCGCCAGGAGCTGAAGCAGCGCGCGCGGTACCTGGCGGAGAAGTACGAGTGGGACGTGACCGAGGCCAGGAAGATCTGGTGCTTCGGGCCCGACGGCACCGGCCCCAACATCCTCACCGACATCACCAAGGGGGTGCAGTACCTCAACGAGATCAAGGACAGCGTGGTGGCCGGCTTCCAGTGGGCCACCAAGGAG ggggtGCTGTGCGAGGAGAACATGCGCGCCGTGCGCTTCGACGTGCACGACGTCACCCTGCACGCCGACGCCATCCACCGCGGCGGCGGCCAGATCATCCCCACGGCGCGGCGCTGCCTCTACGCCTGCGTGCTCACCGCCCAGCCGCGCCTCATGGAGCCCATCTACCTGGTGGAGATCCAG TGCCCGGAGCAGGTGGTCGGAGGCATTTACGGGGTGCTGAACAGGAAACGTGGCCACGTGTTTGAGGAGACCCAGGTGGCCGGGACCCCCATGTTTGTGGTCAAGGCCTACCTGCCTGTCAACGAGTCCTTCG GTTTCACAGCAGATTTGAGGTCCAACACAGGGGGCCAGGCCTTCCCCCAGTGTGTGTTTGACCACTGGCAGATCCTGCCCGGGGACCCGTTCGACAGCGCCAGCCGGCCGTGCCAGGTGGTGGCCGAGACCCGCAAGCGCAAAGGGCTCAAGGAAGGAATCCCTGCCCTCGACAACTTCCTGGACAAACTCTAA